A DNA window from Camelina sativa cultivar DH55 chromosome 17, Cs, whole genome shotgun sequence contains the following coding sequences:
- the LOC104759914 gene encoding uncharacterized protein LOC104759914, producing MILGPPEDCADSVRALKKRARQICALQTAPSEPSLCSDPISFTSEDAKGIQHPHSDPLVIEVSMGDFDVERVLIDTGSTVNVLCWQTLEKMGVTPNQLKPETQTLTGYDGVAKMSMGDVKLQVRAGEVTRKTKFAVVDAPPIYNAILGVPWIYAMQAVPSTYHLCLKFPTPTGIGTLYGDQRVARACSVIEKKQRKTEAA from the coding sequence ATGATACTTGGTCCACCAGAGGACTGTGCAGACTCTGTTCGCGCACTGAAGAAGAGGGCACGACAAATTTGCGCCCTTCAGACCGCTCCGAGCGAGCCTTCACTCTGTTCGGACCCGATATCATTCACTTCGGAGGACGCCAAAGGGATCCAACACCCCCATTCAGACCCTTTGGTTATCGAAGTCTCGATGGGCGACTTCGACGTCGAACGAGTCCTGATTGACACTGGGAGCACCGTCAATGTACTCTGCTGGCAAACGTTAGAAAAAATGGGCGTCACACCAAACCAACTAAAACCCGAAACTCAAACGCTGACGGGCTATGACGGGGTCGCCAAGATGTCGATGGGAGACGTAAAACTACAAGTGCGAGCCGGCGAAGTGACCCGGAAGACTAAATTCGCAGTCGTTGATGCACCACCAATCTACAACGCTATTTTGGGGGTACCGTGGATATatgcgatgcaggccgtaccatcgacctatcacctctgcctcaaattcccaACTCCTACAGGAATTGGCACACTTTACGGCGACCAGAGGGTGGCCCGAGCCTGCTCTGTTATcgaaaagaagcagaggaagacggAGGccgcatag
- the LOC109129965 gene encoding uncharacterized protein LOC109129965 — translation MARLVRRLCPSANHPETPLRSTTISSKCAACYEAHENKQVYKCNMCDLCLHEECIDTNIPYLHAHPLKLNGINYLQSCSLCHTIPTSIIYQCSQCSFRICIPCARKPLIISQSKAHDHELLQIPIEVSFTCYACGLCVTEYPYICLQCLFIIDFGCIYLPRVIRINRHDHRISRVSSLGPGKWICGVCYEHVNGEYGAYSCLACSYVAHSKCATSIYSWDRILPRVIRINRHDHRISRVSSLGPGKWICGVCYEHVNGEYGAYSCLVCSYVAHSKCATSIYSWDRIELEGVPEEEEEEEEEGRKPFEVIDHNQIKHFSHEHNLKVSLSSSKLEEPREHCYACTIPLYSELCYICTQCDFILHDACANLPLKKRHEYGSRKFKLSYAKRQDAIPYFSCGACHRFCTGFSYMEEYSLFTIDVRCALISGAIKHESHPHLLVITRDMVSKRRCDSCDSVCWFFLRCSDIDNCGGYNLCFRCATLPTLVRHKYDDHPLSLCYSERIVNVILCCGICEEELDSKSWFYKCSECGSTLHTKCVFNYLIHSRPGYSLQMGYCDSFYLLPNHHLSRPICYLCKTRCTGDFFLNHKDDTNLFICCSCKIY, via the exons ATGGCTAGATTGGTTCGAAGACTATGTCCATCTGCTAATCATCCCGAGACTCCTCTAAGATCAACGACAATCTCATCAAAATGTGCTGCATGTTATGAAGCTCATGAAAATAAGCAAGTCTACAAGTGTAATATGTGCGATTTGTGTCTCCACGAGGAATGCATCGACACTAACATCCCTTATCTTCATGCACACCCTCTCAAGCTCAACGGTATAAATTACTTACAGTCATGTTCTCTTTGCCACACCATTCCTACTTCAATAATTTATCAATGTTCACAATGTTCTTTTCGTATTTGTATCCCTTGTGCGAGAAAACCTCTTATCATTAGCCAAAGTAAAGCCCATGACCATGAACTCCTCCAAATACCGATAGAAGTCTCCTTCACTTGTTATGCGTGTGGGTTGTGTGTTACAGAATACCCGTATATTTGTCTTCAGTGtctttttataattgattttggaTGCATCTACTTACCACGTGTTATACGCATCAACAGACACGACCATCGTATCTCTCGTGTTTCTTCTCTTGGCCCTGGGAAGTGGATTTGCGGGGTATGTTATGAGCATGTTAATGGAGAGTATGGTGCATATTCTTGCTTGGCTTGTTCTTATGTTGCTCATTCAAAATGTGCAACATCTATTTATAGTTGGGATAGGATA TTACCACGTGTTATACGCATCAACAGACACGACCATCGTATCTCTCGTGTTTCTTCTCTTGGCCCTGGGAAGTGGATTTGCGGGGTATGTTATGAGCATGTTAATGGAGAGTATGGTGCATATTCTTGCTTGGTTTGTTCTTATGTTGCTCATTCAAAATGTGCAACATCTATTTATAGTTGGGATAGGATAGAACTGGAAGGGGtacccgaagaagaagaagaagaagaagaagaaggaagaaaaccaTTTGAAGTGATAGATCACAACCAAATCAAACATTTTAGCCATGAACACAATCTGAAGGTATCGTTATCATCATCAAAACTCGAGGAACCCAGAGAACATTGCTATGCATGCACCATCCCTCTGTATTCAGAATTGTGCTATATATGCACACAATGTGATTTTATTCTTCACGATGCATGCGCAAATCTCCCTCTGAAGAAAAGACATGAGTATGGTTCGCGAAAATTTAAGTTGTCGTATGCCAAAAGGCAGGACGCCATACCATATTTTAGTTGTGGGGCTTGTCATCGTTTTTGCACCGGTTTCTCATATATGGAGGAGTACTCTCTATTTACGATTGATGTGCGATGTGCTTTGATTTCGGGTGCTATCAAACATGAAAGTCATCCACATTTGTTAGTTATAACTCGGGACATGGTCTCTAAACGGAGGTGTGATAGTTGTGACTCAGTATGTTGGTTTTTTCTACGTTGTAGCGATATAGATAATTGTGGTGGCTACAATTTATGCTTTAGATGTGCTACTTTACCCACATTGGTAAGACACAAATACGATGATCATCCTCTTTCCTTATGCTACAGTGAGAGAATTGTGAATGTGATACTTTGTTGCGGGATATGCGAAGAGGAATTAGATTCAAAAAGTTGGTTTTACAAATGCAGTGAATGTGGCTCAACTCTTCATACTAAATGTGTATTTAATTATCTAATACACTCAAGACCTGGATATAGTTTACAGATGGGTTACTGTGACTCATTTTATTTGCTTCCCAACCATCATCTCTCTCGGCCTATTTGCTACTTATGTAAGACTCGTTGTACGGgtgatttttttctaaaccataAGGATGATACAAATCTATTCATATGTTGTTCTTGTAAAATTTactaa